A window of Chitinophagales bacterium contains these coding sequences:
- the folE gene encoding GTP cyclohydrolase I FolE, with protein sequence MAYKKTEEYDAAATSGLIQSYQGILKHLGEDPEREGLKKTPERLAKAMQYMTQGYDMDAKAIINSAKFHEDVSEMVIVKDIELYSMCEHHMLPFFGKAHIAYIPNGWITGLSKIARVVDVYSRRLQVQERLTVQIMNAIKDTLNPHGVAVVIEAKHLCMMMRGVQKQNSVTTTSAFDGEFQKNSTRSEFLKLISGNLH encoded by the coding sequence ATGGCATATAAAAAAACGGAAGAGTATGATGCAGCCGCCACCAGCGGCTTGATTCAGTCTTATCAAGGCATTTTGAAACACCTGGGAGAAGACCCCGAGCGGGAAGGGCTCAAGAAAACACCCGAGCGGTTGGCAAAGGCCATGCAGTACATGACCCAGGGTTATGATATGGATGCCAAAGCGATCATCAATTCAGCCAAATTTCACGAAGACGTGAGTGAAATGGTGATCGTTAAAGACATCGAATTATACAGCATGTGCGAACACCATATGCTGCCCTTTTTTGGCAAAGCACATATCGCCTATATCCCCAATGGGTGGATCACCGGACTAAGTAAGATTGCCCGGGTCGTGGATGTGTATTCCCGGAGGCTCCAGGTACAGGAGCGCCTGACGGTCCAGATCATGAATGCGATCAAGGATACCCTTAACCCGCATGGGGTGGCCGTAGTGATCGAGGCCAAACACCTGTGTATGATGATGCGGGGGGTGCAAAAGCAGAACTCGGTAACCACCACCTCGGCTTTTGACGGGGAATTTCAG